One segment of Fusarium oxysporum f. sp. lycopersici 4287 chromosome 7, whole genome shotgun sequence DNA contains the following:
- a CDS encoding NADH-ubiquinone oxidoreductase 19.3 kDa subunit, mitochondrial, giving the protein MLLTLLVTIVKPTTAIVPFRTTAAAFTTNSRRDASALQTHSATGVGKVRREVPLPSEIAPKGALQYALTTLDAVTNWARQSSLWPMTFGLACCAVEMMHLSTPRYDQDRLGIIFRASPRQSDVMIVAGTLTNKMAPALRQVYDQMPDPRWVISMGSCANGGGYYHYSYSVVRGCDRVVPVDVYVPGCPPTSEALMYGIFQLQRKMRQTRITRHWYRK; this is encoded by the exons ATGTTGCTGACTTTACTTGTTACAATAGTCAAGCCTACAACTGCTATTGTTCCTTTCCGAACTACCGCTGCCGCCTTCACGACCAACTCTCGCCGCGATGCTAGCGCCCTCCAGACTCACTCAGCAACTGGTGTAGGAAAGGTTCGCAGAGAGGTTCCGCTGCCCAGCGAGATTGCTCCTAAGGGTGCCTTGCAGTATGCGCT GACCACACTTGATGCCGTCACCAACTGGGCTCGTCAGTCCTCCCTTTGGCCTATGACCTTCGGTCTGGCCTGCTGTGCCGTCGAAATGATGCATCTCTCCACCCCCCGATACGATCAGGATCGCCTCGGTATTATTTTCCGTGCTTCGCCACGACAGTCCGATGTCATGATTGTTGCTGGTACTCTCACAAACAAGATGGCTCCTGCTCTTCGACAGGTTTACGATCAGATGCCTGATCCCCGCTGGGTTATTTCCATGGGTTCATGTGCTAATGGTGGTGGATACTACCACTACAGCTACTCTGTCGTCCGAG GATGCGACCGTGTAGTTCCTGTTGACGTCTACGTGCCGGGCTGCCCTCCTACGAGTGAAGCATTGATGTACGGAATCTTCCAGCTCCAACGCAAAATGCGACAAACTCGCATTACCCGACATTGGTACAGAAAGTAA
- a CDS encoding NADH-ubiquinone oxidoreductase 19.3 kDa subunit, mitochondrial, translating to MLSSTRSAASMALRVKPTTAIVPFRTTAAAFTTNSRRDASALQTHSATGVGKVRREVPLPSEIAPKGALQYALTTLDAVTNWARQSSLWPMTFGLACCAVEMMHLSTPRYDQDRLGIIFRASPRQSDVMIVAGTLTNKMAPALRQVYDQMPDPRWVISMGSCANGGGYYHYSYSVVRGCDRVVPVDVYVPGCPPTSEALMYGIFQLQRKMRQTRITRHWYRK from the exons ATGCTCTCTTCCACGCGGTCCGCGGCCTCAATGGCCCTCCGAG TCAAGCCTACAACTGCTATTGTTCCTTTCCGAACTACCGCTGCCGCCTTCACGACCAACTCTCGCCGCGATGCTAGCGCCCTCCAGACTCACTCAGCAACTGGTGTAGGAAAGGTTCGCAGAGAGGTTCCGCTGCCCAGCGAGATTGCTCCTAAGGGTGCCTTGCAGTATGCGCT GACCACACTTGATGCCGTCACCAACTGGGCTCGTCAGTCCTCCCTTTGGCCTATGACCTTCGGTCTGGCCTGCTGTGCCGTCGAAATGATGCATCTCTCCACCCCCCGATACGATCAGGATCGCCTCGGTATTATTTTCCGTGCTTCGCCACGACAGTCCGATGTCATGATTGTTGCTGGTACTCTCACAAACAAGATGGCTCCTGCTCTTCGACAGGTTTACGATCAGATGCCTGATCCCCGCTGGGTTATTTCCATGGGTTCATGTGCTAATGGTGGTGGATACTACCACTACAGCTACTCTGTCGTCCGAG GATGCGACCGTGTAGTTCCTGTTGACGTCTACGTGCCGGGCTGCCCTCCTACGAGTGAAGCATTGATGTACGGAATCTTCCAGCTCCAACGCAAAATGCGACAAACTCGCATTACCCGACATTGGTACAGAAAGTAA